One segment of Nocardia farcinica DNA contains the following:
- a CDS encoding sensor histidine kinase, translated as MEQDTGQAVARRGLRARLRAQAATMSGTAWFDLAMVFVVLVLYTVAWPTLHLTHVVAPGAQPFVAALAAFPLLLVRINPALGWAVSAGSALVIALAIPHQPANEMPFQVVHVLSLIVLLFAVGLRAPMQLVLLAWASTSLLFGTTMPGEGEAFANAAWGWPIALTVVVLFAMLIRWLVLSRRQLVRQEEENELERARRAILEEKARIARDLHDVVAHHMSLVVVQAQTAPYRVAGVNEAARAEFESISTTAREALNEIRGMLGVLRSDGVAPEHSPQPKAGEVLALFEGARRAGVDIDWTVEGDLSRVADTTGLALYRIVQESLSNASRHAPGAAVRVTLRCADTLDLLVVNGPAAAPAGSAGNGGHGIAGMRARALAAGGELVAESTADGGFEVRARMPLTPDPVVTVAAPAVPAASVAPAASVAPDSAVVAQPAPVDASGRGA; from the coding sequence GTGGAGCAGGACACGGGGCAGGCGGTGGCGCGGCGCGGACTGCGCGCCCGGCTGCGGGCGCAGGCCGCGACGATGAGCGGCACCGCCTGGTTCGACCTGGCGATGGTGTTCGTCGTCCTCGTGCTCTACACCGTCGCCTGGCCGACGCTGCACCTGACGCACGTGGTCGCGCCGGGCGCGCAGCCGTTCGTCGCCGCGCTGGCCGCCTTCCCGCTGCTGCTGGTGCGGATCAACCCGGCACTGGGTTGGGCGGTGTCCGCGGGCTCTGCCCTGGTGATCGCGCTCGCGATCCCGCACCAGCCGGCCAACGAGATGCCGTTCCAGGTCGTGCACGTGCTCTCGCTGATCGTGCTGCTGTTCGCGGTGGGACTGCGCGCGCCGATGCAGCTGGTGCTGCTGGCCTGGGCGTCGACCTCACTGCTGTTCGGCACCACCATGCCCGGTGAGGGCGAGGCGTTCGCCAACGCGGCCTGGGGTTGGCCGATCGCGCTGACGGTGGTCGTGCTGTTCGCGATGCTCATCCGCTGGCTGGTGCTCTCCCGCAGGCAACTGGTGCGCCAGGAGGAGGAGAACGAGCTGGAGCGGGCCCGCCGCGCCATCCTCGAGGAGAAGGCGCGCATCGCGCGCGACCTGCACGACGTCGTCGCTCACCACATGTCACTGGTGGTGGTGCAGGCACAGACCGCGCCCTACCGGGTGGCGGGCGTGAACGAGGCCGCGCGCGCGGAGTTCGAATCCATCTCCACCACCGCGCGCGAGGCGCTCAACGAGATCCGCGGGATGCTCGGGGTGCTGCGCAGCGACGGTGTGGCGCCCGAGCACTCCCCGCAGCCGAAGGCGGGGGAGGTGCTCGCCCTGTTCGAGGGTGCCCGCCGCGCGGGTGTCGACATCGACTGGACCGTCGAGGGCGACCTGTCGCGGGTGGCCGACACCACCGGGCTCGCGCTGTATCGGATCGTGCAGGAGTCGCTGTCCAATGCGTCCCGGCACGCGCCGGGCGCGGCCGTCCGGGTGACCCTGCGCTGTGCCGACACCCTCGACCTGCTGGTCGTCAACGGCCCGGCGGCGGCCCCGGCCGGGTCCGCGGGCAACGGCGGGCACGGCATCGCGGGGATGCGGGCCAGGGCGCTGGCCGCCGGTGGCGAACTCGTCGCGGAATCGACCGCCGACGGCGGTTTCGAGGTGCGCGCCCGGATGCCGCTGACCCCCGACCCCGTCGTCACGGTCGCCGCGCCGGCCGTGCCCGCCGCATCGGTCGCGCCTGCCGCATCGGTCGCGCCGGATTCTGCCGTCGTGGCGCAGCCCGCGCCGGTCGACGCATCCGGTCGCGGGGCGTGA
- a CDS encoding response regulator gives MATTVLIADDQAMVRQGFGALLAAQPDISVVGDAPDGKVAVAEAKRLRPDVVLMDVRMPEMNGLDAARAILAAGFDPPVRVLMLTTFDIDDYVYEALSIGASGFLLKDAPAEELVRAVRVVAEGQALLAPTVTRRLIAEVTSRRAASRKPAPELAALTPREREVLELVARGMSNTEIAEALFVAEQTVKTHVSKVFSKLNLRDRAQAVVLAYESGLVTPG, from the coding sequence GTGGCAACAACGGTTCTCATCGCCGACGACCAGGCAATGGTGCGGCAGGGCTTCGGCGCGCTGCTGGCCGCCCAACCAGACATCAGCGTGGTCGGCGACGCGCCGGACGGCAAGGTCGCGGTCGCCGAGGCCAAGCGCCTGCGTCCGGATGTGGTGCTCATGGACGTACGCATGCCGGAGATGAACGGACTCGACGCCGCGCGGGCCATCCTCGCGGCCGGCTTCGATCCGCCGGTGCGGGTGCTGATGCTCACCACCTTCGACATCGACGACTACGTCTACGAGGCGCTGAGCATCGGTGCCAGCGGGTTCCTGCTCAAGGACGCCCCCGCCGAGGAACTGGTGCGCGCGGTGCGGGTGGTCGCCGAAGGGCAGGCGCTGCTCGCGCCGACGGTCACCCGCAGGCTCATCGCCGAGGTCACCAGCCGCCGCGCCGCGAGCCGCAAACCCGCCCCGGAACTGGCCGCACTCACCCCGCGGGAACGGGAAGTGCTCGAGCTGGTCGCCCGCGGCATGTCCAACACCGAGATCGCCGAGGCGCTCTTCGTCGCCGAGCAGACGGTGAAAACCCATGTCTCCAAGGTCTTCTCGAAGCTGAACCTGCGCGACCGGGCCCAGGCGGTGGTGCTGGCCTACGAATCCGGACTGGTCACGCCGGGCTGA
- a CDS encoding AAA family ATPase produces the protein MLRSFQVTNHRSLAERQELRLTKGSGPVAVPVTAIHGGAAAGKSSLVHALGQLRDAVLHSVTGWDPYAGPVRSPHLARADRPSEFEVAFVAEGCPYTYGFRLDNADVTAEWLYSHPRSRKRIVFERTGTEVKVGPMFEAARYGIVALAPLVRPNALLLSLAGQMYAEALVPAYRWFSSMLEVRQGPVDPAEVAHRLGGHISRSPDHAARLLLLLRTAELGITDLLVAEPDPLYADYLRELDAEIAAAVEQTDLAAASPAHAERLFEQTGLTPVLAERELTNLRAARDALYARMVARRGVGLQLVHEGIDTPFEIADESSATLALLRLLPAMLDALDEGRVLVVDDIGAGLPIEQADRLVQLFQNPETNTRGAQLVFTTDDRGLIDRGNGRSQRTRTAVWQVRREDGASTLTPR, from the coding sequence ATGCTGCGCAGTTTCCAGGTGACCAACCATCGATCGCTGGCCGAGCGCCAGGAGTTGCGACTGACCAAGGGGAGCGGGCCGGTCGCGGTCCCGGTGACCGCGATCCACGGCGGCGCCGCGGCGGGCAAGTCCAGCCTGGTCCACGCGCTCGGACAGCTGCGCGACGCGGTGCTGCATTCGGTGACCGGCTGGGACCCGTACGCCGGGCCGGTGCGTTCGCCGCACCTGGCGCGGGCGGACCGGCCCTCGGAGTTCGAGGTCGCCTTCGTCGCCGAGGGCTGCCCCTACACCTACGGCTTCCGCCTCGACAACGCCGACGTGACGGCCGAGTGGCTGTACAGCCATCCGCGCTCACGCAAGCGAATCGTGTTCGAGCGCACCGGGACCGAGGTCAAGGTCGGGCCGATGTTCGAGGCCGCCCGGTACGGCATCGTCGCGCTGGCGCCGCTGGTGCGGCCGAACGCGCTGCTGCTGAGCCTGGCCGGGCAGATGTACGCCGAGGCGCTGGTGCCCGCCTACCGCTGGTTCTCCTCGATGCTCGAGGTGCGGCAGGGGCCGGTCGACCCGGCCGAGGTGGCGCATCGGCTCGGCGGGCACATCTCGCGCTCGCCCGATCATGCCGCCCGGCTGTTGCTGTTGCTGCGCACCGCCGAGCTGGGCATCACCGATCTGCTGGTGGCCGAGCCGGATCCGCTCTACGCCGACTACCTGCGCGAGCTCGACGCCGAGATCGCCGCCGCGGTCGAGCAGACCGATCTCGCCGCGGCCTCGCCCGCGCACGCCGAGCGGCTGTTCGAGCAGACCGGTCTGACGCCGGTGCTGGCCGAGCGCGAGCTGACCAACCTGCGCGCGGCCCGCGATGCCCTCTACGCGCGCATGGTCGCCCGCCGCGGCGTGGGGTTGCAGCTGGTGCACGAGGGCATCGACACCCCGTTCGAGATCGCCGACGAGTCCTCGGCGACCCTGGCCCTGTTGCGGCTGCTGCCCGCGATGCTCGACGCGCTCGACGAGGGCCGGGTCCTGGTCGTCGACGACATCGGCGCGGGCCTGCCGATCGAGCAGGCCGACCGGCTGGTCCAGCTGTTCCAGAATCCGGAGACCAACACCCGCGGCGCGCAGTTGGTCTTCACCACCGACGACCGCGGCCTGATCGATCGCGGCAACGGCCGCTCGCAGCGCACCCGCACGGCGGTGTGGCAGGTCCGGCGCGAGGACGGCGCGAGCACGCTGACCCCGCGCTGA
- a CDS encoding alpha/beta-hydrolase family protein: MIGRLPRVGTSVGIGAGALLSLAPGLLPRTAGAQAILTGLLVAAALAVAACLGWALRRAGFDTDRASARGRALAAAAVAVVVGLAAWRAGHWQNGLRAAMGTAPIDPGYWVRCGFGAVLVGGALVGLGRGLRYSIRKLGRARVLAAGLVTGLAGWFVLVPGVADWRMQTYAAANAVLEPGVAPPVSIHSGSADSAVSWSTLGAQGRRFVGGEAGGPIRMYVGVDSAPDLDSRVALAVRELERSGGFTRGNLVVAVPTGSGWIDANAMDGFARRFGDDVAVLGLQYSYTPSWVSFVFGRSQAVDAARALFEAVERRVAGLPRPPRLFVYGQSLGAVGGSAIFADDADQDRRTCAVLWAGPPANDAHRGGATILANSSDPVVHWSPALLWRAPDLTGVRRDAPVPGWLPLVSFVQTTADLLAALDAPPGHGHRYGADQGTALGECATTVDGR, encoded by the coding sequence ATGATCGGGCGGCTGCCCCGCGTGGGCACGAGCGTGGGAATCGGTGCGGGCGCGCTCCTCTCGCTGGCGCCCGGCCTGCTGCCGCGCACCGCGGGTGCCCAGGCGATCCTCACCGGTCTGCTGGTCGCCGCCGCGCTGGCGGTCGCCGCCTGCCTCGGATGGGCGCTGCGCAGAGCGGGTTTCGACACCGACCGCGCCTCGGCCCGCGGCCGGGCCCTGGCCGCCGCGGCCGTCGCGGTGGTGGTCGGGCTGGCGGCGTGGCGGGCCGGGCACTGGCAGAACGGGCTGCGCGCGGCCATGGGGACCGCGCCCATCGATCCCGGGTACTGGGTGCGGTGCGGGTTCGGGGCGGTACTGGTCGGCGGCGCGCTGGTGGGTCTCGGGCGCGGACTGCGGTATTCGATCCGGAAGCTCGGGCGGGCACGGGTGCTGGCCGCGGGCCTGGTGACGGGGTTGGCGGGGTGGTTCGTGCTGGTTCCCGGGGTCGCCGACTGGCGGATGCAGACCTACGCGGCGGCCAATGCCGTCCTGGAGCCCGGCGTGGCACCGCCGGTGTCCATTCATTCCGGCAGCGCCGATTCGGCGGTGTCCTGGTCCACCCTGGGGGCGCAGGGCCGCCGGTTCGTCGGCGGTGAGGCCGGCGGGCCGATCCGGATGTATGTCGGCGTCGACTCCGCGCCCGACCTGGATTCCCGGGTGGCGCTGGCGGTCCGGGAACTCGAGCGTTCGGGCGGTTTCACCCGCGGCAATCTCGTCGTGGCGGTGCCCACCGGCTCGGGCTGGATCGATGCCAACGCGATGGACGGCTTCGCCCGCCGCTTCGGCGACGACGTCGCCGTGCTCGGCCTGCAGTACTCCTACACCCCCAGCTGGGTGAGCTTCGTGTTCGGGCGTTCGCAGGCGGTCGATGCCGCCCGCGCGCTGTTCGAGGCGGTCGAGCGCCGGGTGGCCGGCCTGCCGCGGCCGCCGCGGCTGTTCGTCTACGGCCAGAGCCTCGGCGCGGTGGGCGGCAGCGCGATCTTCGCCGACGACGCCGACCAGGATCGGCGCACCTGCGCGGTGCTGTGGGCGGGCCCACCGGCCAACGACGCCCACCGCGGCGGCGCGACGATCCTCGCCAACAGCTCCGACCCGGTGGTGCACTGGTCGCCGGCCCTGCTGTGGCGGGCCCCGGATCTCACCGGCGTGCGCCGGGACGCCCCGGTACCCGGGTGGCTGCCACTGGTCAGCTTCGTCCAGACCACCGCCGACCTGCTCGCCGCCCTGGACGCGCCACCCGGCCACGGCCACCGCTACGGCGCCGACCAGGGCACGGCGCTGGGCGAGTGCGCGACCACCGTTGACGGCCGCTAG
- a CDS encoding ACT domain-containing protein, which yields MSYLLRVQLPDRPGSLGALALALGSVGADILSLDVVERGAGFAVDDLVVEVPPNALPDTLITAAESIGDVHVDSIRPYSGVLDTHRELELIDQVASARDDRLQVLVDGVPRVLRVGWSTVLDHGPQGAYRVVGSQSAPQTQAASAPWMPLEKPSVLDPEADWVPQIWRDMDTKLAAAPLGNTGKVLMLGRPGGPDFRPSEVARLGYLAGIVATVLG from the coding sequence GTGTCTTACCTGCTCCGCGTGCAACTTCCGGATCGCCCGGGAAGCCTCGGCGCACTCGCACTCGCACTGGGTTCCGTCGGAGCCGACATCCTGTCGCTGGACGTCGTCGAACGTGGCGCCGGCTTCGCGGTGGACGACCTGGTGGTCGAGGTGCCGCCGAACGCGCTTCCCGACACGCTCATCACCGCCGCCGAATCGATCGGTGACGTGCACGTCGACTCCATCCGTCCGTACTCGGGTGTGCTGGACACCCACCGCGAGCTCGAGCTGATCGACCAGGTCGCCAGCGCCCGGGACGACCGCCTGCAGGTGTTGGTGGACGGCGTGCCGCGGGTGCTGCGCGTCGGCTGGAGCACCGTCCTCGACCACGGTCCGCAGGGCGCCTACCGGGTGGTCGGCAGCCAGAGCGCGCCGCAGACCCAGGCCGCCTCGGCGCCGTGGATGCCGCTGGAGAAGCCCTCGGTGCTCGACCCCGAGGCCGACTGGGTGCCGCAGATCTGGCGCGACATGGACACCAAGCTCGCCGCCGCGCCGCTGGGCAACACCGGCAAGGTGCTCATGCTCGGCAGGCCGGGCGGACCGGACTTCCGCCCCTCCGAGGTCGCGCGCCTGGGCTACCTCGCGGGCATCGTCGCGACCGTCCTCGGCTGA
- the gatA gene encoding Asp-tRNA(Asn)/Glu-tRNA(Gln) amidotransferase subunit GatA, with amino-acid sequence MSDLTTRTAAELAQQIHAREISSVEVTQAHLDRIAEVDGELNAFLHVAGERALEAAAAVDAALAAGEAPASPLAGVPLALKDVFTTTDMPTTCASKILEGWMSPYDATVTTKLRAAGIPILGKTNMDEFAMGSSTENSAYGPTRNPWDTTRIPGGSGGGSAAALASRQAPLAIGTDTGGSIRQPAAVTATVGTKPTYGTVSRYGLVACASSLDQGGPCGRTVLDTALLHEVIAGYDPRDSTSRDVPVPPVVEAARRGAAGDLRGVKVGVVKELHSDSYQPGVLASFDAAVAVLKDLGAEVVEVSCPHFEYGLPSYYLVMPSEVSSNLARFDAMRYGLRVGDDGTHSAEQVMAMTRAAGFGPEVKRRIMIGTYALSAGYYDEYYGQALKVRTLIARDFDRAYEQVDVLVSPTSPFTPWKLGEKVDDPLAMYLSDLCTLPTNLAGHPAMSVPSGLSKDDGMPVGLQIMAPALADDRLYRVGAAYEAARGPIA; translated from the coding sequence ATGAGCGACCTGACCACCCGCACCGCGGCCGAACTCGCGCAGCAGATCCACGCGCGCGAGATCAGCTCCGTCGAGGTCACCCAGGCCCACCTGGACCGCATCGCCGAGGTGGACGGCGAGCTGAACGCCTTCCTGCACGTGGCGGGCGAGCGCGCGCTGGAGGCCGCCGCCGCGGTCGACGCCGCCCTGGCCGCGGGCGAGGCGCCCGCCTCCCCGCTGGCCGGTGTTCCCTTGGCGCTCAAGGACGTTTTCACCACCACCGACATGCCGACCACCTGCGCGTCGAAGATCCTCGAGGGCTGGATGTCGCCCTACGACGCGACGGTGACCACCAAGCTGCGCGCGGCGGGCATCCCGATCCTCGGCAAGACCAACATGGACGAGTTCGCGATGGGCTCCTCCACCGAGAACTCCGCCTACGGCCCGACCCGCAACCCGTGGGACACCACCCGCATCCCCGGCGGCTCCGGCGGCGGCTCGGCGGCCGCGCTGGCCTCGCGTCAGGCGCCGCTGGCCATCGGTACCGACACCGGTGGCTCCATCCGTCAGCCCGCCGCCGTCACCGCGACCGTCGGCACCAAGCCGACCTACGGCACCGTCTCCCGCTACGGGCTGGTCGCCTGCGCGTCCTCGCTCGACCAGGGCGGGCCCTGTGGTCGCACGGTGCTCGACACCGCGCTGCTGCACGAGGTGATCGCGGGCTACGACCCGCGCGATTCCACCTCCCGGGACGTGCCGGTCCCGCCGGTGGTCGAGGCCGCTCGCCGGGGCGCCGCGGGCGACCTGCGCGGCGTCAAGGTCGGCGTGGTCAAGGAGTTGCACTCCGACAGCTACCAGCCGGGCGTCCTCGCCTCCTTCGACGCCGCGGTGGCGGTGCTGAAGGATCTGGGCGCCGAGGTGGTCGAGGTGTCCTGCCCGCACTTCGAGTACGGCCTGCCGTCCTACTACCTGGTGATGCCGTCGGAGGTGTCGTCGAACCTGGCCCGCTTCGACGCCATGCGGTACGGCCTGCGCGTCGGCGACGACGGCACGCACAGCGCCGAGCAGGTGATGGCGATGACCAGGGCCGCCGGTTTCGGCCCGGAGGTCAAGCGCCGCATCATGATCGGCACCTACGCCCTGTCGGCCGGTTACTACGACGAGTACTACGGCCAGGCGCTCAAGGTGCGTACCCTCATCGCCCGCGATTTCGACCGTGCCTACGAGCAGGTCGACGTGCTGGTCTCGCCGACCAGTCCGTTCACCCCGTGGAAGCTGGGCGAGAAGGTCGACGATCCGCTGGCGATGTACCTGTCGGATCTGTGCACGCTGCCCACCAATCTGGCCGGGCACCCGGCCATGTCGGTGCCGTCCGGGCTGAGCAAGGACGACGGCATGCCGGTGGGCCTGCAGATCATGGCGCCCGCGCTGGCCGACGACCGGCTCTACCGGGTGGGCGCGGCGTACGAGGCCGCGCGCGGTCCGATCGCCTGA
- a CDS encoding GNAT family N-acetyltransferase, giving the protein MTTGNDLVTIRTATTADHAAVGELTVAVYVGEGYVRADSPYAAELADTARRATAAQILVAEHAGELVGSLTVARPGTPYADIARPGELEFRMLAVSSRARGLGAGTGLVRSVIDLARAESFEAVVLTTMPAMADARRLYDRLGFAHVPQRDWTTETGLPLTVMRLPLD; this is encoded by the coding sequence ATGACCACCGGCAACGACCTGGTGACGATCCGTACCGCCACCACCGCCGACCACGCCGCCGTGGGCGAACTCACCGTCGCCGTGTACGTGGGGGAGGGGTATGTGCGGGCCGACAGCCCCTACGCCGCCGAACTCGCCGACACCGCCCGCCGCGCCACCGCCGCGCAGATCCTGGTGGCCGAGCACGCGGGCGAGCTGGTCGGTTCGCTGACCGTCGCCCGCCCCGGCACCCCCTACGCCGACATCGCCCGGCCGGGAGAGCTGGAGTTCCGGATGCTCGCGGTGTCGTCGCGAGCGCGCGGTCTCGGCGCGGGAACGGGCTTGGTGCGCAGTGTGATCGACCTCGCGCGCGCCGAATCCTTCGAGGCCGTGGTGCTCACCACGATGCCCGCGATGGCCGATGCCCGCCGCCTCTACGACCGGCTGGGTTTCGCCCATGTGCCGCAGCGGGATTGGACGACCGAGACCGGACTGCCGCTGACGGTGATGCGGCTGCCGCTGGACTGA
- the gatC gene encoding Asp-tRNA(Asn)/Glu-tRNA(Gln) amidotransferase subunit GatC, whose translation MPAISRDEVAHLARLSRLALSDAELDQFAGQLDSILSHVRTISEVAAADVPATASPDPVTNVTRPDTVVPGLTPDQALAAAPAVEEQRFMVPQILGEGE comes from the coding sequence GTGCCCGCCATCTCCCGCGACGAGGTCGCACACCTCGCCCGGCTGTCCCGGCTCGCGCTGTCCGATGCCGAACTGGACCAGTTCGCCGGTCAGCTGGATTCGATCCTGAGCCACGTGCGGACCATCTCCGAGGTCGCCGCCGCCGACGTCCCCGCCACCGCTTCGCCCGACCCGGTGACCAACGTGACCCGCCCCGACACCGTGGTGCCCGGCCTGACGCCGGACCAGGCGCTCGCCGCCGCGCCGGCGGTCGAGGAGCAGCGGTTCATGGTTCCGCAGATTCTGGGAGAGGGCGAATGA
- the ligA gene encoding NAD-dependent DNA ligase LigA, which yields MRWQRLAEEVREHQFRYYVRDAPIISDGEFDALLRELQELEDRHPDLRTPDSPTQLVGGGFATDFTPVDHLERMLSLDNVFDVDELRAWAARVEAETGPDLHYLCEVKIDGVALNLVYERGKLVRAATRGDGRTGEDVTLNARTIEDVPGELSAGGEFPVPELLEVRGEVYLRLADFEALNAAIVAEGKPPYANPRNTAAGSLRQKDPAVTARRRLRMICHGLGRIEGYTPASQFEAYRALSAWGLPVSEHTRRVRGIDAVIERVAYWGEHRHDIEHEIDGQVIKVDETSLQRRLGATSRAPRWAIAYKYPPEEATTKLRAIEVNVGRTGRVTPFAVMEPVVIAGSTVAMATLHNASEVKRKGVLIGDTVTIRKAGDVIPEVLGPVVDARTGAEREFVMPTHCPECGTELAPEKEGDADIRCPNQRSCPAQLRERVYHVAGRSAFDIEALGYEAAIDLLQSGAIGDEGDLFDLDEARLLTTSLFTNKNGSLSANGKRLLENLDAAKDRPLWRVLVGLSIRHVGPTAARALAAEFGSMERIEQASVDELAATDGVGPTIAAAVAEWFTVDWHRAIVAKWRAAGVRMVDERDESIERTLEGLSIVVTGSLQGFSRDGAKEAILARGGKAAGSVSKKTAFVVVGDAPGAKAAKAEELGVPILDEEGFVRLLAEGPAAVAAEEPESG from the coding sequence GTGCGGTGGCAGCGGCTCGCCGAGGAGGTGCGCGAGCATCAGTTCCGCTATTACGTCCGTGATGCCCCGATCATCTCCGACGGCGAGTTCGATGCCCTGCTGCGCGAGTTGCAGGAGCTGGAGGACCGGCATCCGGATCTGCGGACGCCGGATTCGCCGACGCAGCTGGTGGGCGGCGGGTTCGCCACCGATTTCACCCCGGTGGATCATCTCGAGCGGATGCTGTCGCTGGACAACGTGTTCGATGTCGACGAGTTGCGCGCCTGGGCGGCGCGGGTGGAGGCCGAGACCGGCCCGGATCTGCACTACCTGTGTGAGGTGAAGATCGACGGCGTGGCGTTGAACCTCGTGTACGAGCGGGGGAAGCTGGTGCGCGCGGCGACCCGCGGTGACGGCCGCACCGGTGAGGACGTCACGCTGAACGCCCGCACGATCGAGGATGTGCCCGGCGAGTTGTCCGCGGGGGGCGAGTTCCCGGTGCCGGAGCTGCTGGAGGTGCGCGGCGAGGTGTATCTGCGGCTCGCGGATTTCGAGGCGCTGAACGCCGCGATCGTGGCGGAGGGCAAACCGCCGTACGCCAATCCGCGCAACACGGCGGCGGGGTCGTTGCGGCAGAAGGATCCCGCGGTGACGGCGCGGCGCCGGTTGCGGATGATCTGTCACGGGCTGGGCCGGATCGAGGGCTACACCCCGGCGTCGCAGTTCGAGGCGTATCGGGCGCTGTCGGCGTGGGGGCTGCCGGTTTCCGAGCACACCCGCCGGGTGCGGGGCATCGACGCGGTGATCGAGCGGGTGGCCTATTGGGGCGAGCACCGCCACGACATCGAGCACGAGATCGACGGCCAGGTGATCAAGGTGGACGAGACGTCGCTGCAGCGGCGGCTCGGCGCGACCTCCCGGGCGCCGCGGTGGGCGATCGCCTACAAGTATCCGCCGGAGGAGGCGACGACCAAGCTGCGCGCCATCGAGGTCAACGTCGGCCGCACCGGCCGGGTGACGCCGTTCGCGGTGATGGAGCCGGTGGTGATCGCCGGGTCGACGGTGGCGATGGCGACGCTGCACAACGCGTCGGAGGTCAAGCGCAAGGGCGTGTTGATCGGCGACACGGTGACCATCCGCAAGGCCGGTGACGTGATTCCGGAGGTGCTCGGTCCGGTGGTGGACGCGCGGACCGGCGCCGAACGCGAGTTCGTGATGCCCACGCACTGCCCGGAGTGCGGTACCGAGCTGGCGCCGGAGAAGGAGGGTGACGCCGACATCCGCTGCCCGAACCAGCGGTCCTGCCCGGCGCAGCTGCGGGAGCGGGTGTATCACGTGGCCGGCCGCAGCGCTTTCGACATCGAGGCACTCGGATACGAGGCGGCCATCGACCTGTTGCAGTCCGGTGCGATCGGCGACGAGGGCGACCTGTTCGATCTGGACGAGGCCCGCCTGTTGACCACCTCGCTGTTCACCAACAAGAACGGGAGTCTGTCGGCGAACGGCAAACGGCTGCTGGAGAATCTGGACGCGGCCAAGGACCGGCCGCTGTGGCGGGTGCTGGTCGGGTTGTCGATCCGGCACGTCGGCCCGACCGCGGCGCGGGCGCTGGCCGCGGAGTTCGGCAGCATGGAGCGGATCGAGCAGGCGAGCGTGGACGAGCTGGCCGCCACCGACGGGGTGGGGCCGACCATCGCGGCGGCGGTGGCGGAGTGGTTCACCGTCGATTGGCACCGGGCGATCGTGGCGAAGTGGCGCGCGGCCGGGGTGCGGATGGTCGACGAGCGCGACGAGTCGATCGAACGCACGCTGGAGGGGCTGTCGATCGTGGTGACGGGCTCGTTGCAGGGGTTCTCCCGCGACGGCGCGAAGGAGGCGATCTTGGCGCGGGGCGGTAAGGCGGCCGGTTCGGTGTCGAAGAAGACGGCGTTCGTCGTGGTCGGGGACGCGCCGGGTGCCAAGGCGGCCAAGGCCGAGGAGCTGGGCGTGCCGATCCTGGACGAGGAGGGGTTTGTGCGGTTGCTCGCGGAGGGGCCCGCGGCGGTCGCCGCCGAGGAACCGGAATCGGGCTAG
- a CDS encoding SRPBCC domain-containing protein, with product MAFVIDSTVYIDAPAATVWEVLTDFDSYGQWNPFVLECATSLVPGEPIDMVVDLGGAKPKRQREYMRSHTPGREFSYTMKPIPLGTLRSLRSHTVTEVSPERTRYESHFELGGWLHPVVAAALGARLRHGFEGMTAAVQRQAETLRAR from the coding sequence ATGGCCTTCGTCATCGATTCCACCGTCTACATCGACGCCCCCGCCGCGACGGTGTGGGAGGTCCTCACCGACTTCGACAGCTACGGACAGTGGAATCCGTTCGTGCTCGAATGCGCGACCAGCCTGGTACCCGGCGAGCCGATCGACATGGTCGTCGATCTCGGCGGTGCCAAGCCCAAGCGCCAGCGGGAGTACATGCGCTCACACACGCCGGGCCGCGAGTTCAGCTACACCATGAAGCCGATCCCGCTGGGCACCCTGCGCAGCCTGCGCTCGCACACCGTCACCGAGGTCAGCCCGGAGCGCACCCGCTACGAGTCGCACTTCGAACTCGGCGGCTGGCTGCACCCGGTGGTCGCCGCGGCACTGGGCGCCCGGCTGCGGCACGGCTTCGAGGGGATGACCGCCGCCGTCCAGCGGCAGGCCGAAACCCTGCGCGCCCGCTGA